The following coding sequences are from one Bacillota bacterium window:
- a CDS encoding HEAT repeat domain-containing protein: ADLPAPKDPLVMPAIAMRQTPELWVRIYRESEKDPATLLRYLEQHIEFVQNRKRAPSLEPLSDPQAILQVETHAYVFNRLGDVGTPELIPAIEQFMERRKAMNDWATKADLAVAQLTIERIRARAKGAEAYKQTMLDWVQNATRYPDALSPDGRWRAMAIRRLGYGIRALARMGATDTVPAVLEAVRKARQEMSKAQWLFNQFAILHFLAQFEDERVLSELEGVLFLYGPTLMPWAGAEYHLEPGEKDPEWLYWHVRTKGMDTTETVKAILQSIGNGGPGRFTDKILPLFGEQVVPLLLRAITEPPRCEAPENMQAVAIRVLGEMRSRQAVELLRSVLRTGTGRLRKNAATALGKIGDPSALPDLLEVAQNDADVTLQMDAITALGELGDPRAEPVLLKLLVEHHDSRIRYCAAGALARAGTRAAIPVLESRMDKENFVHVRSQIGRAIRELRRKGR; this comes from the coding sequence GCCGACCTGCCTGCGCCCAAAGACCCGCTGGTGATGCCTGCCATCGCGATGCGCCAGACGCCTGAGCTGTGGGTGCGCATCTACCGCGAGTCGGAAAAGGACCCCGCAACGCTGTTGCGCTACCTGGAGCAACACATCGAGTTTGTTCAAAATCGCAAGAGAGCACCCAGTCTCGAGCCCCTCTCCGACCCGCAGGCTATCTTGCAGGTAGAAACCCATGCCTACGTGTTCAATCGTCTGGGAGACGTGGGCACGCCCGAGTTGATACCGGCGATAGAGCAGTTCATGGAGCGCAGGAAGGCGATGAACGACTGGGCGACGAAGGCAGACCTCGCTGTGGCACAGTTAACCATCGAGCGCATCCGGGCGCGCGCCAAGGGTGCCGAGGCGTACAAACAGACGATGCTGGACTGGGTGCAGAACGCGACGCGGTATCCCGACGCGCTCTCGCCCGATGGGCGCTGGAGAGCAATGGCGATAAGGCGGCTGGGCTATGGCATTCGTGCCCTTGCCAGGATGGGCGCAACCGATACGGTACCAGCCGTTCTGGAAGCGGTGCGAAAGGCGAGGCAGGAGATGTCGAAGGCGCAGTGGCTGTTCAATCAGTTTGCCATCCTGCACTTTCTGGCACAATTCGAGGATGAAAGGGTGCTGTCCGAACTGGAGGGTGTGCTGTTTCTGTATGGCCCCACTCTCATGCCGTGGGCAGGGGCAGAGTACCATCTCGAGCCGGGCGAGAAGGACCCGGAGTGGTTGTACTGGCATGTGCGCACGAAGGGCATGGACACGACCGAGACCGTCAAAGCCATCCTGCAGTCCATTGGCAACGGCGGTCCGGGCAGGTTTACCGATAAAATATTGCCGCTTTTTGGCGAGCAGGTGGTTCCTTTGTTGCTGAGGGCTATCACAGAGCCTCCGCGATGCGAGGCGCCCGAGAACATGCAGGCAGTGGCTATCCGTGTGTTAGGGGAGATGCGTTCTCGGCAAGCGGTGGAGTTGTTGCGTTCCGTGCTGCGGACGGGCACGGGTAGACTGCGCAAGAATGCTGCCACCGCGCTGGGCAAAATCGGTGACCCATCCGCCTTGCCCGACCTGCTGGAAGTGGCGCAGAACGATGCGGATGTCACTCTGCAGATGGACGCCATTACCGCGCTGGGCGAACTGGGCGACCCCCGCGCCGAACCGGTGCTGCTGAAACTGTTGGTCGAGCATCACGACTCCCGTATCCGTTACTGCGCCGCTGGGGCCTTAGCAAGGGCTGGTACTCGGGCAGCGATACCGGTGCTGGAATCCCGGATGGACAAGGAGAACTTCGTTCACGTCAGGTCGCAAATCGGCCGGGCAATTCGCGAGTTGCGCCGCAAGGGGCGGTGA
- a CDS encoding DUF87 domain-containing protein, translating into MITFVNGLEGTLIRMQEDPEARYEFEIWFDYTRQAMNLIREGALLAVPNFASEAGASHHSILEVVSILPLHYGLGDNPQGYPGFVVEAARSAARDWEEQEHEPTEDVTKIRCIAIPTNLELVERDGKAHLQEESNLPMIGAKALLLDTPSTEYVLNSGLPVGVPTFTVGNLVRDPQVGVKISAEDLLRTHFAIFGFTGAGKSNLVSTLVDKVMQAYTMLEPPPDAPRENVKVVLFDLMSEYSVLLADWLVKAPDAALLVLTEETLPEDVLQFMEQPSNETFSQALTALTQTTLYPRALIGRRSDFRFAWRRLLNPKGARLHLYREKPPTLGRLVERHWQPRGTLGRNDATIRQAVRNWVITHFDTPFDETNARKINDWIDEMFENGLLTTNDAREAFTVLRTAVEEAHRRYISLRHVNEAYQMTLGDLIARLNDPHTSGLYVVQSHDPDRLRDFAAMLGEVMFENRRKSGKISPLVVFVFDEADEFIPQRREGTDDSYGRSRFVVMTLARRGRKFGLGIGIATQRVRYLDTSIMAQPHTYFVSKMPRQSDRQAIAEAFGIAEEMFAQTFKFKKGDWLLMSHDAIGLEAVPVPIHCEDANQRVEVFLNQLKSEWQRTREVARTRE; encoded by the coding sequence ATGATTACCTTTGTCAATGGTCTGGAAGGCACGCTCATCCGGATGCAGGAGGACCCGGAAGCGCGCTACGAGTTCGAAATCTGGTTCGACTACACACGGCAGGCAATGAACCTGATCCGTGAAGGCGCGCTGCTGGCGGTGCCCAACTTCGCCTCGGAAGCAGGAGCCAGCCACCATTCCATCCTCGAAGTGGTCTCTATCCTGCCGTTGCACTACGGGCTGGGGGATAACCCGCAGGGTTACCCCGGTTTCGTGGTGGAGGCGGCGCGCAGCGCGGCGCGGGACTGGGAGGAGCAGGAACACGAGCCCACCGAAGATGTGACCAAAATCCGCTGCATCGCCATCCCCACCAATCTGGAGCTGGTGGAGCGCGATGGCAAAGCGCACCTGCAGGAAGAGAGCAACCTGCCCATGATCGGCGCGAAGGCGTTGCTGCTGGACACACCCTCCACCGAATACGTGCTGAACAGCGGTCTGCCGGTGGGCGTTCCCACCTTCACCGTGGGCAATCTGGTGCGCGACCCGCAGGTGGGCGTCAAAATCTCCGCGGAAGACCTGCTGCGCACGCACTTCGCCATCTTCGGTTTCACTGGCGCGGGCAAGTCGAACCTGGTCAGCACACTGGTGGACAAGGTGATGCAGGCGTATACGATGCTGGAACCGCCGCCCGACGCCCCGCGCGAGAACGTCAAAGTGGTGCTGTTTGACCTGATGAGTGAGTACAGCGTGCTGCTGGCGGACTGGCTGGTCAAAGCGCCCGATGCCGCGCTGCTGGTGCTGACCGAAGAGACCCTGCCCGAAGATGTGCTGCAGTTCATGGAACAGCCCTCGAACGAGACCTTCAGCCAGGCGCTTACTGCGTTGACACAGACCACCCTCTATCCCCGCGCGTTGATTGGCAGGCGCAGCGATTTCCGCTTTGCGTGGCGACGGCTGCTGAACCCCAAGGGCGCACGCCTGCATCTCTACCGCGAAAAGCCCCCCACGCTGGGCAGGCTGGTGGAGCGACACTGGCAACCGCGCGGCACGCTGGGCAGGAACGACGCCACCATCCGGCAGGCGGTGCGCAACTGGGTCATCACCCACTTCGACACTCCCTTCGACGAAACCAACGCCCGCAAAATCAACGACTGGATCGACGAGATGTTCGAAAACGGCTTGCTGACTACCAACGACGCCCGCGAGGCATTCACGGTGCTGCGCACCGCCGTCGAGGAGGCGCACCGCCGATACATCAGCCTGCGACACGTGAACGAGGCCTACCAGATGACGCTGGGCGACCTGATAGCCCGCCTGAACGACCCGCATACCTCTGGCTTATATGTGGTGCAGTCGCACGACCCCGACCGCCTGCGCGATTTCGCCGCCATGCTGGGCGAGGTGATGTTCGAGAACCGACGCAAGAGCGGCAAGATTAGCCCGCTGGTGGTGTTCGTCTTCGACGAGGCAGACGAATTCATTCCCCAGCGGCGCGAAGGCACGGACGACAGCTACGGGCGATCCCGCTTCGTGGTGATGACGCTGGCGCGGCGCGGGCGCAAGTTCGGTCTCGGAATCGGCATCGCCACCCAGCGCGTGCGCTACCTGGACACCAGCATCATGGCGCAGCCCCACACCTATTTCGTCAGCAAGATGCCGCGCCAGTCCGACCGACAGGCGATTGCGGAAGCCTTCGGCATCGCCGAGGAGATGTTCGCGCAGACCTTCAAGTTCAAAAAGGGCGACTGGCTGTTGATGAGCCACGACGCCATCGGGCTGGAAGCCGTGCCCGTGCCCATCCACTGCGAGGACGCTAATCAGCGCGTGGAAGTCTTCCTGAACCAGCTCAAGAGCGAGTGGCAGCGAACCCGCGAGGTGGCGCGCACCCGCGAGTGA
- a CDS encoding PEP-CTERM sorting domain-containing protein — protein sequence MKNLIGSYHVYAISAGIGSGWGTFEGAVDNISYRFGNGPIVTTNFEVVPEPTTMALFGLGLLGAAGGLLRRRSA from the coding sequence ATGAAGAATCTCATTGGTAGTTACCATGTTTATGCCATTTCCGCTGGCATCGGCTCAGGATGGGGCACTTTTGAAGGCGCGGTGGACAACATCTCCTACCGCTTTGGCAACGGTCCGATTGTCACCACCAACTTCGAGGTGGTGCCTGAGCCGACCACGATGGCGCTGTTTGGGTTGGGACTGCTCGGCGCGGCGGGCGGTCTGCTGCGCCGCAGGTCCGCTTAA